In the genome of Candidatus Zixiibacteriota bacterium, the window AGGAGATCTTCCGGACCACGGTGGAGGAGCCGGTCCACGTCCGGCCGAGCACGCACGCCAACTCGATCTGACGGAGGGCACGGACATGGCGACGCTGGCGGATCGGTTCACGCAGATCTTCAGGGAAGAGCACCGCGTGGTGCGCGATGCTCTCCTGGACCTCATCCGCGCCTTTCAGAACCGCGATCGGGGCTCCATCCGGGCCCTGCTGGAGCAGATCGCGAAATGCACCGGGCCGCACTTCCGCTACGAGGAAGAGTCGCTCTACCCTTCCCTGCGCGAGATCTTCGGCGACGACTACGTCGAGAAGCTGCTGGGCGACCACGACGCGGCGATCGGAGCCGCCCGCAAGCTCGTCGAGCTGGCCGGTAGGCCCTCGCTCGAAGACGAGGACGTGAGCCTCGCCGTCAGGCTCGCGCGCGGGATCCTGCCGCACGTCAGCGATTGCGACGGGCTTTCCATCATGGTGGAGCGGCTGTCCGGGCAAAAGGTGCAGGCGATCCTCGACACCCGTGACCGCTCGCTGCAGCAGGGGCTCGATCTGCTGAAGTGGGCGGCGGAGGTGCGGACGCGGCCGGCCGTCGCGCCGGTCTAGCGCGTTTCGGCCGGACGTTCCGGCGCAATGGGAGAAAACGATGGAAACGACGTTCGGAGAAATCGATCTCGCCCTCGGCCGCGCCGTCCTTTACAGCGCCCTGGCGCTGGGGTTCCGCCCGCCGGACGACGAGATGCGCGCGCGCCTTTGCTCGGCCGAAGGATCGGCCGTCCTGGCGGGCGCAGCGGAGCGGCTGGACCAGAGCGGGAATCTGGCCGCGGCCGCCCGTGCGCTGGCAGCCGTGGATTCCGGCCGGGATCGGCTGGTCGAGTCGTACCATCGCCTCTTCGGCCACACTGCGCGCGGCGCCGTTTCACCGTACGAGACCGAATACGGTAGCGAAGCGCTCTTCCAGCAGCCGCAAGAGATGGGGGACCTGATGGGGTTCTACCGGGCGTTCGGCCTGGCGCTGAACGCCGCCGAGCACGAGCGGCCGGACCACATCAGCTGCGAGTGCGAATTCGCAAGCTTTCTCGCGCTCAAGGAAGCCCATGCGCTGGAGAGCGGCGACGCCCCGATGCTGGAGGAGACCCGCAAGGCCGCCCGCCTCTTTCTGCGCGACCACCTGGGGCGTTTTGCTCCCGCCTTTGCGGCAAAGCTCAGGCAACAGGACGCCGCATTCTACGGCGCTCTCGCCGATCTCTGCGAGCGGCTGGTGACGGCGGACTGCAGCCGCGCGGGCGTGCCGCATGGCCCGCGCAGCCTGAGCCTACGTCCCGTCGGGGACGACGGGATTCCGATGGCCTGCGGCGCGACGGAATGCCCGGCGATGCCGGCGGCCGGCCCGCCCGAGGGGTAACGAATGGCGGTTCACGACCTGCTTCGGTACGACCCCGAGTTCCTCGAAGAAGCGGTGTTTCATTGCCTGCGCGGAACTGCCGAGGGCCGCCTTTTCCGGACAGAGCGCGACCGGCTGTACGAGATCGCCGACGCCGAGACCCGGGAGCTCGCGTTTCGCGACCAAAGCGCACGATGGTTCGAGCGGCGCCGGCTCGGGGCGCCGCTCGAGCAGGCGGTCGCCGAGCAGCCTCTCCTTGCGTCGGGCGTCGCCCGCTGCGTCGTGGCGCTCGCCCGGAGCGCGAAGGACGAAGGCGCCGAGCTGTTCGTCGTCGCCGGGCGGGGCGAGAGCGACCGGGAAAAGCGCAGCGTGGCGATCCTGCTCCGGCCGCAGTCGCTTCTGGAGCCCGAGCGGGTGCTCGCGTTTTTGCGCCACGAGCTTTTCCACATCGTGGACATGCTCGACCCGAGCTTCGGCTACGAGCCGGCGCTGCCGCCGGCCGAAGGAGGTCCGGCGCACGACTCGCTGCTCAAGGCTCGCTACCGGGCCCTGTGGGACGCCACGATCAACGGCCGCATGGTGCGTCGCGGCTGGCTGCCCCCGGCCGTCCGTGCGGAAGAGCTCGAGAGCTTCAGACGAGCCTTTCCTTTTTTGGGGAACGAAACCGAGAAGCTCTTCGCGCGCTTCTTCGATCGCGAGCCGCACACGCACGGCGAGCTCGCGGCGTTCGCCCGCGCGCCGGGGCGGCCCCACGCCGGCCGGTGCCCGCTTTGCCGCTTTCCCGCGGTCTCCTTCGAACCGGCCCCGGACCGCCTGCCCGCCGCGGTCGCCGCGGCGATTCGCGGAGACTTCCCGTCCTGGGAGCCCGCTCAGGGGCTTTGCGTCCAGTGCGCCGATCTGTACCGGGCGCGGGAGATTTCCCTGTTCGGCGCCCGCCGGCTGCCCGCGGCGGCGCCTGCCGGCGAAGAGAGAACCGCGGAGGATTGCCGGGCCGGAGGGAGCTGAAACGATGCGCCCGTTCGAAGAGCTGCTGAACGAATCGTCCGCGATCCACGGCCACCTCTGCGCGGGGCAGGTGCTCGGGGTGCGGATGGCGATGGTCGGGTGCCGCGAAGTCGGGATCGACGAGCCGCGCGGCTGCAAGAAGCTCATCGTCTGCGTCGAGATGGATCGCTGCGCAACCGACGCCATACAGGCCGTCACGGGCTGCTCTCTCGGGAAAAGAACCTTGAAATTCTTCGATTACGGCAAGATGGCGGCCACCTTCGTCAACCAGGCGACCGGGGAAGCCGTTCGCGTGCTGGCCAGGGACGACGCGCGCCGCCTGGCCGGAGCCTACGCGCAAGGAATCGAATCGCCCCACCACGCGCAAAGGGAAGCCTATCGGATCATGCCCGAAACCTTGCTTTTTTCCCTGCAGCGCGTCGGCATCCGGTTTCCGGAGGAAGAGCTGCCGGGCGTTCGGGGCAAGCGGGTGCTCTGCCAGAGCTGCGGCGAAGGAATCAACTTCCGGCGGGAGCGCGTCGTCGGGGGAAAGACGCTTTGCATCCCGTGCGCTCGCGGCGCCTACCTGCCGTTCGGCGGCGAGCCCGCCCCTCCCCTTCTCCCGAAGGTCGTGCTCGTGGTCGGCTTCAAGAAATCCGGCAAGACGTCGCTCGTCGAGAAGCTCGTGCCCGAGCTGACCGCGCGCGGTTACCGGGTCGCCACGATCAAGCACCATCACTCCGCAGTGCCGGTCGAGACCGACCGTCCCGGCACGGACACGTGGCGGCACCGCCAGGCGGGAGCCACAGCCGTGGCCCTGGTTTGTCCGACCGAGGTCTCGCTGTTCCAGGCGACGGAAAACCCGGCGGGATTGGACCGGATCCTGCCGTACTTCGCCGGCAACGACCTCGTTCTCGTGGAGGGGTTTCACGACCAGGCGGCGCCCAAGATCGAAGTTCTCTCCCCCACCGAGCCGGCGGCGCGGCTCTGCAACGGCGGCGACGACGTGCTTGCGATCGTGGGCGGCAGCGGCGTCGGTGCCCGCGCTCCTCACTTCGCGTCCGACGAGATCGAAAAGCTCGCCGACCTCGTCGAGCGCGAGGTCCTCGGCAAGGCTGACAGGCAAAGATCGTAGCCCCGCAGCTCGCTGCTCGCTGCTTGCCGCTCACCGCCGAGTCGTCTGATATTTGGGAATTTCCCTCGCCGCTCTTTCCTACCGTTGCGAATATCGCCCGTCCCATCTACCTTTTCCCGATGAAAAACGATAAGGATTCCGCGGCACACAACTTGCTCCACCGGGGAGCAGCGACGAGCGACCAGGAAAGGAAGGCGCGATGGCGATAGCGGAGTTGATGGCACGATACCGCGAGCAGCTGGAGAGCGACGCGTTGGGAATCGTTTCGAGCTGGAAGGAGCGGCTCGGCAAGAAGCTGGTCGGGTGTTACCCCGTCTACAGCCCGGTGGAGCTCATCGATGCCGCGGGATGTGCGGCGGTCGGGGTGATGGGGGCGGGAAACCGCCTGGAGATCGCGCACGCGGACTCGCGTTTCCAGTCTTTCATCTGTTCGATCGTGAAGAGCACGCTGGAGCTGGGGCTCACCGGACGGCTGGGGTTTCTGGACGGAATGGTTTTCCACTCCATTTGCGATCCGGCCCGCAACCTGGGGAGCGTCTTCAAGCGCAACTTTCCCGATCTGGTGGTCGAGTACATTCACTTTCCGCAAAATCTCGCTTCCCCGCACGTGCTGGATTATCTCGAGGCGGAGTACCGCCGGGTC includes:
- a CDS encoding molecular chaperone TorD family protein is translated as METTFGEIDLALGRAVLYSALALGFRPPDDEMRARLCSAEGSAVLAGAAERLDQSGNLAAAARALAAVDSGRDRLVESYHRLFGHTARGAVSPYETEYGSEALFQQPQEMGDLMGFYRAFGLALNAAEHERPDHISCECEFASFLALKEAHALESGDAPMLEETRKAARLFLRDHLGRFAPAFAAKLRQQDAAFYGALADLCERLVTADCSRAGVPHGPRSLSLRPVGDDGIPMACGATECPAMPAAGPPEG
- a CDS encoding hemerythrin domain-containing protein — translated: MATLADRFTQIFREEHRVVRDALLDLIRAFQNRDRGSIRALLEQIAKCTGPHFRYEEESLYPSLREIFGDDYVEKLLGDHDAAIGAARKLVELAGRPSLEDEDVSLAVRLARGILPHVSDCDGLSIMVERLSGQKVQAILDTRDRSLQQGLDLLKWAAEVRTRPAVAPV
- the mobB gene encoding molybdopterin-guanine dinucleotide biosynthesis protein B, whose protein sequence is MRPFEELLNESSAIHGHLCAGQVLGVRMAMVGCREVGIDEPRGCKKLIVCVEMDRCATDAIQAVTGCSLGKRTLKFFDYGKMAATFVNQATGEAVRVLARDDARRLAGAYAQGIESPHHAQREAYRIMPETLLFSLQRVGIRFPEEELPGVRGKRVLCQSCGEGINFRRERVVGGKTLCIPCARGAYLPFGGEPAPPLLPKVVLVVGFKKSGKTSLVEKLVPELTARGYRVATIKHHHSAVPVETDRPGTDTWRHRQAGATAVALVCPTEVSLFQATENPAGLDRILPYFAGNDLVLVEGFHDQAAPKIEVLSPTEPAARLCNGGDDVLAIVGGSGVGARAPHFASDEIEKLADLVEREVLGKADRQRS